One region of Culex pipiens pallens isolate TS chromosome 2, TS_CPP_V2, whole genome shotgun sequence genomic DNA includes:
- the LOC120425209 gene encoding uncharacterized protein LOC120425209, with protein MDSAENNPNIDPRLLEHLNRHKLTRLVSLLAEAEITSKDLVKFRRNPTLVSGVLPKVRDQLDFTDSLRNVTIDQGAQTDITFFKDLGNTNNVTLTQICELNTNGQKFLRAYIRPNGTKAPITDPMRYHVRNALVEHYYPICEGSITDPWLTQMRDIVMAELPDEDPESWYVAAADGQPASGLLYDRYRTYRKGMRKKAREQQGQNLVNQHSASVKKKRKRPEVQDPAPESQPKPESQWTALTAEEKNVNTAAKLKLSGMGFSDEAAVKMAWAQSFSLRRHEAVTGVLKLTEWDVLKHFTDTAALVTIDFNTIHGIREDKFHAKLPIFIQRFKRLHEGFLNLIEGDKELLAEAVTSFKSADVNEKSIFLSFYCLPLIIRQGFIKRNDKKTKPSLLDSRNAFITMTETEAKVTEAVTERRKVAAQRKETVQPFIVAVGSLSEIKAVFVTFDDLLVKCRSISAAVDLCFKLHSVFHLEYAKECESVMKFIQTYFYEIRYAKDKLESRVRTFISDLNRDS; from the exons atGGACAGTGCCGAAAACAATCCCAACATCGATCCTAGACTTCTCGAGCATCTTAATCGTCATAAGCTGACACGCCTAGTTTCCCTGCTGGCGGAAGCGGAAATTACATCCAAGGACCTGGTAAAATTCCGTAGAAACCCAACCCTGGTGTCCGGAGTTTTGCCAAAAGTTCGCGACCAGTTGGATTTTACAGACTCGCTAAGGAATGTTACTATAGACCAAGGAGCGCAAACCGACATAACTTTCTTCAAAGATTTGGGGAACACAAACAACGTG ACCCTCACGCAAATCTGCGAATTAAACACAAACGGCCAAAAGTTTCTGCGTGCATACATCAGACCAAATGGTACGAAGGCACCAATTACGGATCCAATGCGATATCATGTGCGTAACGCACTGGTTGAACATTATTACCCCATTTGCGAGGGCAGTATCACCGACCCGTGGTTAACCCAGATGCGCGATATTGTTATGGCTGAACTGCCGGACGAAGATCCAGAGTCCTGGTATGTCGCAGCCGCTGATGGCCAACCCGCAAGTGGTCTACTTTATGATCGGTACCGAACGTATCGCAAGGGAATGCGGAAAAAGGCGCGCGAACAACAAGGCCAGAATTTGGTTAATCAGCACAGTGCTTCAGTAAAGAAAAAGCGAAAGCGTCCCGAGGTTCAAGATCCCGCCCCAGAGAGCCAACCAAAACCGGAGTCTCAATGGACTGCTCTCACAGCAGAAGAGAAAAATGTCAACACGG CGGCGAAGCTTAAGCTCAGCGGTATGGGATTTTCCGACGAAGCAGCGGTGAAAATGGCGTGGGCCCAAAGCTTCAGTTTGCGACGACATGAAGCGGTTACAGGAGTATTAAAACTGACAGAATGGGACGTGTTGAAACACTTCACGGACACCGCGGCGTTG GTCACGATCGATTTTAATACCATTCATggtatacgagaggataaatTTCACGCAAAGCTGCCTATCTTTATACAAAGATTCAAACGACTTCATGAAGGATTTCTCAACCTTATCGAAGGAGACAAGGAGCTGTTGGCCGAAGCGGTCACTTCGTTCAAATCAGCAGATGTGAACG AGAAATCTATCTTCTTATCGTTCTATTGTTTGCCGCTAATCATCCGTCAAGGATTCATAAAACGTAATGATAAGAAGACGAAACCATCTTTACTAGATTCCCGCAACGCTTTTATAACGATGACCGAg ACCGAGGCAAAAGTAACGGAAGCCGTTACTGAACGGCGCAAAGTCGCAGCACAACGGAAGGAGACTGTTCAACCTTTTATCGTTGCTGTGGGGAGTTTGTCAGAGATCAAAGCAGTGTTCGTAACTTTTGACGATTTGTTGGTTAAATGTCGATCAATATCGGCAGCCGTCGATTTATGTTTCAAACTGCACTCAGTTTTTCATCTTGAGTACGCAAAAGAGTGTGAATCTGTTATGAAGTTCATACAAACCTATTTCTACGAGATTAGATACGCCAAGGACAAGCTGGAGTCTCGTGTGCGTACCTTTATTTCGGATCTGAATCGCGATAGCTAG